One region of Oxalobacteraceae bacterium OTU3CAMAD1 genomic DNA includes:
- a CDS encoding glycoside hydrolase family 43 protein: MMSFLKNSRGQQWLALITLCAVAATVPASAQVKPGDRSGANPIIRDKFTADPAPLVVGDTLYLYVGHDEAKRDEMFTMRDWLVYSTKDMKTWTEHAPIMKATDFKWAKGDAWASQAIEKNGKFYFYASVAHDDTHPGMAIAVAVSDKPTGPFVDARGSAVVTNEMTPKGTHSWEDIDPTVFTDDDGTSWLSWGNGNCYIAKLKPNMIEIDGPISEITPPHFVEGPWLHKRGELYYLSYASMDKATQGAEHVSYSTAPSITGPWTYRGLLTGPAKNSFTIHPGIAHFKDNWYLFLHNATLSIGGMEGAAGRRAVTVEYLQYNPDGTMKPVVQTEPGVSVPAPR; the protein is encoded by the coding sequence ATGATGAGCTTTTTGAAAAACAGTCGCGGCCAACAGTGGCTGGCCTTGATAACCTTGTGCGCGGTCGCGGCCACAGTTCCCGCAAGCGCGCAGGTCAAGCCCGGCGATCGCTCCGGCGCGAACCCGATCATCCGTGATAAATTCACGGCCGATCCCGCGCCGCTGGTCGTCGGCGACACCTTGTACCTGTATGTGGGGCACGACGAAGCGAAGCGCGACGAAATGTTCACCATGCGCGATTGGCTGGTCTATTCCACCAAGGATATGAAGACATGGACCGAACATGCGCCGATCATGAAGGCCACGGATTTCAAGTGGGCCAAAGGCGATGCCTGGGCGTCGCAGGCGATCGAAAAGAACGGCAAGTTCTACTTCTACGCCTCCGTCGCGCACGACGACACCCATCCCGGCATGGCCATCGCCGTGGCGGTGTCGGACAAGCCGACCGGCCCCTTTGTCGATGCGCGCGGTTCTGCCGTGGTCACCAACGAGATGACGCCGAAGGGCACGCACAGCTGGGAAGACATCGATCCCACCGTGTTCACCGATGACGACGGCACTAGCTGGCTGTCCTGGGGCAATGGGAATTGCTACATCGCGAAACTCAAGCCCAATATGATCGAAATCGACGGGCCGATCAGCGAAATCACGCCGCCGCACTTCGTCGAGGGCCCGTGGCTGCACAAGCGTGGCGAGCTGTATTACTTGAGCTATGCGTCGATGGACAAAGCGACACAGGGCGCCGAACACGTCTCGTACTCGACAGCGCCAAGCATCACCGGACCGTGGACCTACCGCGGCCTGTTGACGGGGCCGGCCAAAAACAGCTTCACGATCCACCCCGGCATCGCCCACTTCAAGGATAACTGGTACCTGTTCCTGCACAACGCCACACTGTCGATCGGCGGCATGGAAGGCGCGGCCGGCCGGCGCGCGGTGACCGTCGAGTATCTGCAATACAATCCGGACGGCACGATGAAGCCTGTCGTGCAAACCGAACCCGGGGTGAGCGTTCCAGCGCCGCGTTAG
- a CDS encoding LysR family transcriptional regulator, translated as MDLLALTDFNLVARHGGFGRAARATGRPKATLSRRVAELEAGLGLRLLERGANSLKLTEEGRALHERTWALLTEVDETVAAIVSGGETPQGRLRVSAPLLFSHAAMGKLAAGFAVKYPLVRLEVTTEDRPVDMVEEGYDLVIRVNPDPDASLVGRILLRDRLVVVAHPDLQRPADKSAVPAVVRGTADRSTVWSVTAPAGKSTVAVDTVLRLSSHLMVRDAVRLGVGAARLPLSLVLADLAAGTLVAWGDIDGPDVALWVLYPSRRLLSARVSAFLGYLREAFPNGTPDELAAYIT; from the coding sequence ATGGACTTGCTTGCACTCACCGATTTCAACCTTGTCGCCCGGCACGGAGGGTTTGGACGCGCCGCCCGGGCCACCGGCCGCCCCAAAGCCACGCTATCGCGCCGGGTCGCGGAACTGGAGGCCGGCCTCGGCCTGCGCCTGCTCGAACGCGGCGCCAATTCGCTCAAACTGACCGAGGAGGGTCGCGCGCTTCATGAGCGCACCTGGGCGTTGTTGACGGAAGTCGACGAAACGGTGGCGGCGATCGTGTCCGGCGGCGAGACGCCGCAAGGCCGGTTGAGGGTGAGCGCGCCGCTGCTTTTTTCGCACGCCGCCATGGGCAAACTGGCCGCCGGATTCGCGGTGAAATATCCCCTGGTCAGGCTGGAGGTGACGACGGAAGACCGTCCCGTCGACATGGTCGAGGAAGGCTACGACCTGGTGATCCGCGTCAACCCGGATCCCGACGCCAGTCTGGTTGGGCGGATCTTGCTGCGCGATCGGCTGGTGGTGGTGGCGCATCCGGATTTGCAGCGGCCGGCGGACAAGTCGGCCGTCCCCGCCGTGGTGCGAGGGACAGCCGACAGAAGCACCGTTTGGAGTGTGACGGCGCCTGCTGGGAAATCCACCGTCGCCGTCGACACGGTGCTTCGTTTGTCGTCGCACCTCATGGTGCGCGACGCCGTCCGGCTGGGTGTCGGCGCCGCGCGCCTGCCATTGTCGCTGGTGCTCGCCGACCTGGCCGCCGGTACGCTGGTCGCGTGGGGCGATATCGATGGGCCGGACGTCGCGCTGTGGGTGCTATATCCCTCCAGGCGGCTATTGAGTGCCCGCGTGTCCGCTTTCCTCGGCTATTTGAGGGAGGCCTTTCCAAACGGCACACCGGACGAGCTGGCCGCCTATATCACCTAG
- a CDS encoding NmrA/HSCARG family protein codes for MTILVTGATGRVGRQVVQQLVTRGADVRVLVRDPSKADFPSSVEIVKGDLLDIDSLRSAFKGVGTLFLLNAVAGDEFTQALITLNIARESGVERLVYLSVLHSDRFVNVPHFAVKLGAERMIEQMGFSATILRPSYFIDNEHMVKDVIFQHGVYPMPIGAKGVAMVDARDIAEVAAIELIRRERAPGKLPIDTINLVGPDTLTGAGVAAIWSEVLGRPVAYGGDDPTGFEQNLASFMPKWMAYEMRLMAERYVSDGMIPEAGDVERLTRILGRPLHSYRNFALENAPEA; via the coding sequence ATGACCATCCTCGTTACCGGCGCCACCGGCCGTGTCGGCCGCCAAGTTGTCCAGCAACTCGTTACCCGGGGCGCCGACGTGCGCGTCCTTGTTCGCGATCCGTCGAAGGCCGACTTTCCCTCCAGCGTGGAGATCGTGAAGGGCGATCTGCTCGACATCGACTCGCTGCGCAGCGCCTTCAAGGGCGTCGGCACGCTGTTCCTGCTCAACGCCGTGGCCGGCGACGAATTCACCCAGGCGCTGATCACGCTGAACATCGCCCGCGAATCGGGCGTCGAGCGGCTCGTCTATTTGTCGGTGCTGCATAGCGACCGCTTCGTCAACGTGCCGCACTTCGCGGTGAAGCTGGGGGCCGAGCGGATGATCGAACAGATGGGCTTTAGCGCCACCATCCTGCGGCCGTCGTACTTCATCGACAACGAACACATGGTCAAGGACGTCATCTTCCAGCACGGCGTGTACCCGATGCCGATCGGCGCCAAAGGCGTGGCCATGGTCGATGCCCGGGACATCGCCGAAGTCGCCGCGATCGAGTTGATCCGCCGCGAACGGGCCCCGGGCAAGCTGCCGATCGACACCATCAACCTGGTCGGCCCCGACACGCTCACCGGCGCCGGCGTGGCGGCGATCTGGTCCGAGGTGCTGGGGCGTCCGGTGGCCTATGGCGGCGACGACCCAACCGGATTCGAACAGAATCTGGCGAGCTTCATGCCGAAGTGGATGGCCTACGAGATGCGCCTGATGGCCGAGCGCTATGTCAGCGACGGCATGATCCCCGAAGCAGGCGACGTCGAGCGCCTCACCAGGATCTTGGGCCGTCCGCTGCACTCCTATCGCAACTTCGCTCTGGAAAACGCCCCGGAGGCCTGA
- a CDS encoding catalase family peroxidase, producing MPTPTPTPRRGSMILLLPIALILAVLAALFAWVGGWFGNHNLTPQKMMDFAEASGKQAAGFRRAHSKGVCFAGTFAPTPEAAKLSTARAFSQPSIAVIGRFSASSNNPYAPDGASPVRGMAVQLKTDDGQDWRIAMNSFPFFAAATPQAFQAMNEAGKPDPATGKPDPDKMKAVLAANPEIAAFQAWAKSAPRSDSLGSTRFNGVNAFRLTDGQGTDRMVRWSMRPRTPFVAMTAEQLKAADPNFLMEDLSRRLAAAPLVWDMVVQIAAPGDPITDPSKAWPDTRQEATIGTLTLAHAEPQANGPCRDINFDPLILPTGIAASDDPVLHARSAAYSVSFNRREREISQGKTAQPIGQNGSAR from the coding sequence ATGCCCACGCCCACTCCCACGCCGCGCCGCGGCTCCATGATTTTGCTGCTGCCGATCGCCCTGATCCTGGCCGTCCTTGCCGCGCTGTTCGCGTGGGTGGGCGGCTGGTTCGGCAACCACAACCTGACGCCGCAAAAAATGATGGACTTCGCCGAGGCGTCCGGCAAGCAGGCGGCCGGTTTCCGGCGCGCGCACAGCAAGGGCGTCTGTTTCGCCGGGACATTCGCGCCGACGCCCGAAGCGGCCAAACTGTCGACGGCGCGCGCTTTCTCGCAACCGTCGATCGCCGTCATCGGCCGCTTTTCCGCGTCCTCCAACAATCCGTATGCGCCGGACGGCGCTTCGCCGGTGCGCGGCATGGCCGTGCAGCTGAAAACGGACGACGGCCAGGACTGGCGCATCGCGATGAACAGCTTCCCGTTCTTCGCGGCCGCCACGCCGCAGGCGTTCCAGGCCATGAACGAGGCCGGCAAGCCCGATCCGGCCACCGGCAAGCCCGACCCGGACAAGATGAAGGCCGTGCTGGCCGCAAACCCGGAGATCGCCGCGTTCCAGGCGTGGGCGAAATCGGCGCCCCGGTCGGACAGCCTGGGCAGCACCCGTTTCAACGGCGTGAACGCGTTCCGCCTGACGGACGGGCAGGGCACCGACCGCATGGTGCGCTGGTCGATGCGCCCGCGCACGCCGTTCGTGGCGATGACAGCCGAGCAATTGAAGGCGGCCGACCCCAATTTCCTCATGGAGGACCTGAGCCGGCGTCTCGCCGCCGCTCCGCTGGTCTGGGACATGGTGGTGCAAATCGCCGCGCCCGGCGATCCGATCACCGATCCCTCGAAGGCTTGGCCCGACACGCGGCAAGAGGCCACCATCGGCACCCTGACCCTGGCCCATGCCGAGCCGCAAGCGAACGGTCCTTGCCGCGACATCAATTTCGACCCGTTGATACTGCCGACCGGCATCGCCGCCAGCGACGATCCCGTGCTGCACGCCCGCTCGGCGGCGTACTCGGTGTCGTTCAACCGGCGCGAGCGCGAAATCAGCCAAGGCAAGACCGCCCAACCTATCGGCCAGAACGGGAGCGCACGATGA
- a CDS encoding cytochrome b, protein MNRPRHFNLLARVLHWSMALAILAMLFVGAGMVVSLRYRDQLLDLHRPLGIAILLLAIVRLVNRLTRPTPALPSDLPAIQKFAAHASHWLLYALMLAMPVIGWAMLSAGGYPIQMFGGVHLPAILPHSPEMYGILRPLHGALAYVMFLTILAHLGAALYHAWVRRDEVFGQMAKGDSP, encoded by the coding sequence ATGAACCGCCCACGCCACTTCAACCTCCTTGCCCGGGTGCTGCACTGGTCCATGGCCCTCGCCATCCTCGCCATGCTGTTCGTCGGCGCCGGCATGGTCGTCTCGCTGCGGTACCGCGACCAACTGCTGGACCTGCATCGTCCGCTCGGCATCGCCATTTTGCTGCTGGCCATCGTGCGCCTTGTCAACCGCTTGACCCGGCCGACGCCGGCGCTGCCGTCCGACCTGCCGGCCATCCAGAAATTCGCCGCGCACGCCTCGCACTGGCTGCTGTACGCGCTGATGCTGGCGATGCCGGTGATCGGCTGGGCCATGCTGTCGGCCGGCGGTTATCCGATCCAGATGTTCGGCGGCGTGCACCTGCCGGCCATCCTGCCGCACAGCCCCGAGATGTATGGCATATTGCGCCCGCTGCACGGCGCCTTGGCTTACGTGATGTTCCTGACCATCCTGGCCCACCTCGGCGCGGCGCTGTATCACGCCTGGGTGCGGCGCGACGAGGTGTTCGGCCAGATGGCCAAGGGCGATTCGCCCTAG
- a CDS encoding nuclear transport factor 2 family protein gives MKALLLLTLMTVSAACAREPAEAPSATPQPAPSSTAGFAPGANDRILIEKLLATYTDAVSTKNQAMFESILLAKTIPFSYVPDDASGAGLADTANYEVFRRGVFEGAPFTQRFIDVHILVDGNLANITLVFINTRGQGESRGWKTLQLLKTKQGWKIASEFFTLRR, from the coding sequence ATGAAAGCACTGCTCTTGTTAACTTTAATGACGGTCTCGGCTGCATGCGCGCGCGAGCCAGCCGAAGCGCCCTCCGCCACACCGCAGCCGGCGCCATCGTCCACGGCCGGCTTCGCCCCCGGCGCCAATGATCGGATATTGATCGAGAAACTGCTCGCCACCTATACGGACGCCGTCTCGACCAAAAACCAGGCGATGTTCGAATCAATCCTGCTCGCCAAGACGATACCATTTTCTTACGTGCCCGACGATGCGTCCGGCGCGGGCCTGGCGGACACCGCGAATTACGAGGTTTTCCGGCGCGGCGTGTTTGAAGGCGCCCCGTTCACCCAGCGCTTTATCGACGTCCACATTCTTGTCGACGGCAATCTCGCCAACATCACGCTGGTGTTCATCAACACGCGCGGGCAAGGCGAATCCAGGGGGTGGAAAACGCTCCAGCTTCTCAAGACGAAGCAAGGCTGGAAGATCGCCAGCGAGTTTTTCACATTGCGTCGCTGA
- a CDS encoding type 1 glutamine amidotransferase domain-containing protein codes for MKKVLMVLTSHDTLGNTGRKTGFWLEELAAPYYTFKDAGVEVVLASPLGGQPPLDPKSNEPSFQTEQTRRFEADAAATAQLAATVRLDSVDQADFDTVFYPGGHGPLWDLAEDRHSIALIESFLAANKPVALVCHAPGVLRHVKTPAGRPLVDGKQVTGFTNTEEEGVGLTNVVPFLVEDELVAKGGVYSKGPDWGSYVVRDGLLITGQNPASSAEAAALLLTQIA; via the coding sequence ATGAAAAAAGTACTGATGGTTTTGACGTCGCACGACACCCTGGGCAACACTGGCCGCAAGACCGGCTTCTGGCTCGAGGAACTGGCCGCGCCGTATTACACGTTCAAGGATGCCGGCGTGGAAGTCGTGCTGGCCTCGCCGCTGGGCGGCCAGCCGCCGCTGGACCCGAAGAGCAACGAGCCATCGTTCCAGACCGAGCAGACCCGTCGCTTCGAGGCCGACGCCGCCGCGACCGCCCAACTGGCGGCCACCGTCCGCCTCGACAGCGTCGACCAGGCCGATTTCGACACCGTCTTTTATCCGGGCGGCCACGGCCCGCTGTGGGACCTGGCCGAAGACCGGCACTCGATCGCGCTGATCGAATCCTTCCTGGCCGCCAACAAGCCCGTCGCGCTGGTCTGCCACGCGCCCGGCGTGCTGCGCCATGTCAAAACGCCCGCCGGCCGTCCGCTGGTCGACGGCAAGCAAGTGACCGGTTTCACCAATACCGAGGAAGAGGGCGTGGGCCTGACCAACGTGGTGCCGTTCCTGGTCGAGGACGAGCTGGTCGCCAAGGGCGGCGTGTATTCCAAAGGCCCGGACTGGGGCTCGTATGTGGTGCGCGATGGCCTGCTGATCACCGGCCAAAATCCCGCCTCGTCGGCGGAAGCGGCAGCCCTGTTGCTCACGCAAATCGCCTAA
- a CDS encoding LysR family transcriptional regulator, producing the protein MTTIDLFNDVPAFVAVVEAGSFADAARRLHLSRSAVGKAVARLEERLNVRLFQRTTRSKSLTDDGQIFYEHCQHAIAALQSGKARLETGRKTVSGRLRVTMPVLFGRMWVAPILMGLAAANPELSLELDFRDHVVDLIDAGMDLAIRNGPVGVVTGLQTQRIALSRYVVCASPAYVERHGVPATPDDLARHEAIVYSRDGHLHVWQFLRADGTPMELVPPARLGLNDLGAMLNAALAGQGVAWLPEWLVAEALERDELVNLMPGLASRLEEIHLIWPESPHLPTRTRVAIDLVAQSIAAARWSIASTSQTRL; encoded by the coding sequence ATGACCACGATCGATTTGTTTAACGATGTGCCCGCCTTTGTGGCGGTGGTGGAAGCGGGCAGCTTCGCCGACGCGGCCAGGCGCTTGCACTTGTCGCGCTCGGCCGTGGGCAAGGCGGTGGCGCGGCTCGAGGAGCGCTTGAATGTCAGGCTGTTCCAGCGGACCACCCGTAGCAAGAGCCTGACCGACGACGGCCAGATTTTTTACGAGCACTGCCAGCACGCGATTGCCGCGTTGCAGTCCGGGAAAGCCCGGCTGGAAACGGGGCGCAAAACCGTCAGTGGCCGCCTGCGGGTGACCATGCCGGTGCTGTTCGGGCGCATGTGGGTCGCGCCGATTTTGATGGGCCTGGCGGCTGCCAATCCCGAACTCTCGCTCGAACTTGATTTCCGGGACCACGTTGTCGATCTCATCGACGCGGGCATGGACTTGGCCATCCGAAATGGCCCCGTCGGCGTCGTCACCGGCCTGCAAACGCAGCGCATCGCCCTTAGCCGCTACGTCGTCTGTGCTTCGCCTGCCTATGTCGAACGGCACGGCGTGCCGGCCACGCCCGACGATCTCGCCCGGCATGAAGCGATCGTCTACAGCCGCGATGGCCATTTGCATGTTTGGCAATTTCTTCGTGCCGACGGCACGCCGATGGAGTTGGTGCCGCCGGCCAGATTGGGCCTGAACGATCTGGGCGCCATGCTCAACGCGGCGCTGGCCGGGCAAGGAGTCGCGTGGCTACCCGAATGGCTGGTGGCCGAGGCACTCGAGCGAGACGAGCTGGTCAACCTGATGCCCGGGCTGGCAAGCAGGCTTGAGGAAATTCATCTGATCTGGCCGGAATCGCCGCATCTGCCCACCCGGACACGGGTCGCGATCGACCTGGTCGCGCAAAGCATCGCCGCCGCGCGCTGGTCGATCGCCTCAACCTCTCAGACCCGGTTGTAG
- a CDS encoding NAD(P)-dependent alcohol dehydrogenase gives MKAYELTSGKGVDSLRMVDRAEGPLGPHEVRIRLAVAALNYRDVMIAEGTYYSAGEVVVPLSDGVGRVVETGSAVTRVKNGDRVILGFWPDWVDGPITPGKVARSFGAQLAGTLAEAVVADEHALVIAPDSLSDREAATVACAGLTAWNALFARGALKPGATVLLLGTGGVSLWALQLALAARLRPIIISSSDEKLERAKKMGAVATINYSATPEWQQEVRRLTDGVGVDLVIEVGGQGTLRRSVEATRMGGTVVVVGARAGAAGDGVEPGALIGGAKTLAGIMVGSRAMLEELVRFIDVADVRPVIDSSFPFEQAGDAFRRVQAGAFGKVVIAMPQ, from the coding sequence ATGAAGGCTTATGAACTTACATCCGGCAAGGGCGTCGACTCGCTGCGCATGGTCGACCGTGCGGAAGGCCCGCTGGGACCGCACGAAGTGCGCATAAGGTTGGCCGTGGCGGCCCTCAACTACCGGGACGTGATGATCGCCGAAGGCACTTATTATTCGGCCGGCGAGGTCGTGGTGCCGCTGAGCGATGGCGTCGGCCGGGTCGTTGAAACCGGCTCGGCGGTGACACGGGTGAAGAACGGCGATCGCGTCATCCTGGGTTTCTGGCCCGACTGGGTCGACGGCCCCATCACGCCCGGCAAGGTGGCGCGCTCGTTCGGCGCGCAGCTTGCCGGCACGCTGGCCGAGGCGGTGGTCGCCGACGAACACGCGCTCGTCATCGCGCCGGACAGCTTGTCGGACCGCGAGGCGGCAACCGTCGCGTGCGCCGGCCTGACCGCCTGGAACGCGTTGTTCGCGCGCGGCGCGCTCAAGCCGGGGGCGACGGTGCTGTTGCTGGGCACCGGCGGCGTCTCCTTGTGGGCGCTGCAATTGGCGCTCGCGGCGCGCTTACGGCCGATCATCATCTCTTCGAGCGATGAAAAGCTCGAGCGTGCGAAAAAAATGGGCGCTGTCGCCACCATTAACTACAGCGCCACGCCCGAGTGGCAGCAGGAGGTCAGGCGCCTCACCGATGGCGTTGGCGTCGATCTGGTGATCGAGGTCGGCGGGCAGGGCACCCTGCGCCGTTCGGTCGAGGCGACACGGATGGGCGGCACCGTGGTGGTGGTGGGCGCCAGGGCCGGCGCGGCCGGGGACGGCGTCGAACCGGGCGCGCTGATCGGGGGCGCCAAGACGCTCGCCGGCATCATGGTTGGCAGTCGCGCGATGCTGGAGGAACTGGTCCGCTTTATCGACGTCGCCGACGTGCGTCCCGTGATTGACTCAAGTTTTCCGTTCGAGCAGGCTGGCGACGCCTTCCGCCGCGTGCAAGCAGGCGCGTTCGGCAAGGTGGTTATCGCTATGCCTCAATAA
- a CDS encoding pyridoxamine 5'-phosphate oxidase family protein, translated as MPTYPQYHAIATVTELEALFGPPATASIAKEAAFIHPHYATLIAASPFAVLATNGPDGLDASPRGDAPGFVVVEDDTTLLLPERRGNNRIDSMRNLVVDPRVALLFLIPGHGETLRVQGRASIVVAPALLERFAINGSAPKCVLVIKVESVFFQCARAVLRSRLWDPAAAVRDTPLPSPGAILAALSDNTIDGGKYDAELPARQRTTLY; from the coding sequence ATGCCAACCTACCCGCAATATCACGCGATCGCGACCGTCACCGAACTCGAGGCGTTGTTCGGCCCGCCGGCGACCGCATCGATCGCGAAGGAAGCCGCTTTCATCCACCCCCACTACGCAACTTTGATCGCGGCCTCGCCGTTCGCGGTGCTGGCGACCAACGGCCCGGACGGCCTTGACGCCTCCCCTCGTGGGGACGCCCCCGGTTTCGTCGTCGTGGAAGACGATACGACGCTGCTGCTTCCCGAGCGGCGCGGTAACAATCGCATCGACAGCATGCGCAACCTGGTCGTCGATCCGCGCGTCGCGCTCCTGTTTCTGATTCCCGGGCACGGCGAAACGTTGCGCGTTCAAGGCCGGGCGAGCATCGTCGTCGCGCCCGCATTGCTGGAGCGCTTCGCCATCAACGGCAGCGCGCCAAAGTGCGTGCTGGTGATCAAGGTGGAGTCGGTCTTCTTCCAATGCGCCCGCGCGGTCTTGCGGTCACGCCTGTGGGACCCGGCGGCGGCGGTGCGCGACACCCCGCTGCCGAGCCCCGGCGCCATCCTCGCCGCCCTCAGCGACAACACTATCGATGGCGGCAAGTACGACGCCGAGTTGCCGGCCCGCCAGCGCACCACGCTTTATTGA
- a CDS encoding TonB-dependent receptor codes for MFSLAAAASDDTPPPQQIEVRGPGSSQLRRDDAVGRIVIGRDDLQRYGETTLSDALKRQPGLSVVGGEVRMRGLGGGYTQILIDGQPAPANFDIATLSPELIERVEIQRSAQVDSSTQSVAGSLNIILRKAAGAARRTAKISAERQADATSPTATAQWIGRSGAVGYGLTATASETRRHERTATDEQTSGAGLTAVRRLEDGDSNLTRRLSAAPRADVKLDGGNTLTWQGLVDLSQVDARGTQSEHTLQGAPTASPDSNWRGLFKNWLVKSDLAWMRRFDAGSLTLKAGLEANNRDGDYLFQGIDAAGIPWLDRAVASRAYQRRATTSGKYLTPLAASHDIAIGWDASQVRREESRHQRDTAPRGPDGAPLYSLDQDYNASVEQVALFAQDEWSVTPRLQAYLGLRWEGLETRTWGPGKAATASRVWSPVAQVLWKLPDSARDQLRVALARTYKAPQPRDLVPRRYTVNNNNGPTQPDYQGNPSLRPELAWGLDAALESYFARDAMVSVSAYVRRIQDVVQLRLWQENGVWVSSPANGGVANVRGVEIDARVPLKVALAGGSTIDLRTNLSRNWSRVEGVAGPDNRLGNQAPLTANLGLDLRLPQGRGAGANFRFVGGWRARTAQSLVQETGVVRELEAYATWPAAGGRLRLNVANLLQSTRLAGQRYDDGLYASTRLSSSAQRPLFRFQYEVQQ; via the coding sequence GTGTTCAGCCTCGCCGCCGCGGCCAGCGACGACACACCTCCACCGCAGCAAATCGAGGTGCGCGGACCGGGAAGCAGCCAACTGCGTCGCGACGACGCCGTCGGGCGCATCGTGATCGGCCGCGACGACCTGCAGCGCTACGGCGAGACGACATTGTCGGACGCGCTGAAGCGGCAGCCCGGCCTCAGCGTCGTCGGCGGCGAGGTACGCATGCGCGGCCTCGGCGGCGGGTACACCCAAATCCTTATCGACGGCCAGCCCGCGCCGGCCAACTTCGACATCGCCACGTTGTCGCCGGAGCTGATCGAGCGCGTGGAGATCCAGCGCAGCGCGCAAGTCGATTCAAGCACGCAATCGGTGGCGGGGTCGCTCAACATCATATTGCGCAAGGCGGCGGGCGCGGCGCGGCGCACCGCGAAAATCAGCGCCGAGCGGCAGGCAGACGCCACCAGCCCCACCGCGACGGCACAATGGATAGGACGCAGCGGCGCGGTCGGATACGGCCTGACCGCGACCGCCAGCGAAACACGCCGACACGAACGCACCGCCACCGACGAACAGACCAGCGGCGCCGGCCTCACCGCCGTGCGCCGCCTGGAGGACGGGGACAGCAACCTTACTCGCCGCCTCAGCGCAGCGCCGCGCGCCGACGTCAAGCTCGACGGCGGCAACACATTGACATGGCAGGGGCTGGTCGATCTGTCGCAGGTCGACGCGCGCGGGACGCAATCCGAGCACACGCTGCAAGGCGCCCCCACCGCCTCGCCCGACTCCAACTGGCGGGGACTGTTTAAAAATTGGCTGGTGAAATCGGACCTGGCCTGGATGCGGCGCTTCGACGCCGGCAGCCTGACGCTCAAGGCCGGCCTGGAGGCAAACAACCGCGACGGCGACTACCTTTTCCAAGGCATCGACGCCGCCGGCATTCCCTGGCTGGATCGCGCGGTCGCCTCGCGCGCCTACCAGCGCCGCGCCACCACCAGCGGGAAGTACCTGACACCGCTGGCGGCCAGCCATGACATCGCCATCGGCTGGGACGCGTCCCAGGTGCGGCGCGAGGAGAGCCGGCACCAGCGGGACACCGCCCCGCGCGGACCGGACGGCGCGCCCTTGTACAGCCTGGATCAAGACTACAACGCCAGCGTCGAACAAGTGGCCCTGTTCGCCCAGGACGAGTGGAGCGTCACGCCGCGCCTGCAAGCGTATCTCGGCTTGCGCTGGGAAGGGCTGGAGACGCGCACCTGGGGGCCGGGCAAGGCCGCGACCGCGTCCCGCGTGTGGAGTCCAGTGGCCCAAGTGCTCTGGAAGCTCCCCGACAGCGCGCGCGACCAGCTGCGCGTTGCGCTCGCGCGCACCTACAAGGCGCCGCAGCCACGCGACCTGGTGCCGCGCCGCTATACGGTCAACAACAACAACGGACCGACACAGCCGGACTACCAGGGCAATCCGTCGCTTCGCCCCGAGCTGGCCTGGGGACTGGACGCCGCCCTGGAATCCTATTTTGCGCGGGATGCGATGGTCAGTGTCTCGGCCTATGTACGGCGCATACAGGACGTGGTCCAGCTCAGGCTTTGGCAGGAGAACGGCGTTTGGGTCAGCAGTCCGGCCAATGGCGGCGTCGCCAATGTGCGCGGCGTGGAGATCGACGCGCGCGTCCCGCTCAAAGTGGCCTTGGCCGGCGGAAGCACGATTGATCTGCGGACTAACCTCAGCCGCAACTGGTCGCGCGTCGAAGGCGTGGCCGGCCCCGACAACCGCCTCGGCAACCAGGCGCCGCTAACCGCCAACCTGGGGCTGGACCTGCGCCTGCCGCAGGGACGCGGCGCGGGCGCGAATTTCCGCTTTGTCGGCGGCTGGCGGGCGCGCACGGCGCAGTCCCTGGTCCAGGAAACCGGCGTCGTGCGGGAGCTGGAAGCCTACGCCACCTGGCCGGCCGCCGGTGGCCGCTTGCGCCTGAACGTCGCCAACCTGCTGCAATCGACGCGCCTCGCCGGCCAACGCTATGATGACGGCCTGTACGCGAGCACCCGCCTGTCTTCAAGCGCGCAGCGTCCGCTGTTCCGATTTCAATACGAGGTACAGCAATGA